A DNA window from Polyangium spumosum contains the following coding sequences:
- a CDS encoding NifU family protein has translation MPANIDQMLKVCREVIAPLVRADQGELYLVAVEPDQITLHLAGMCAGCPGANLTTKGVIEPAVHAVAPTARVVVTSGIRIPEGASLVT, from the coding sequence ATGCCCGCGAACATCGATCAGATGCTCAAGGTTTGCCGTGAGGTGATCGCGCCGCTCGTGCGCGCGGATCAAGGCGAGCTCTACCTCGTGGCGGTGGAGCCCGATCAGATCACGCTCCACCTCGCCGGGATGTGCGCGGGTTGTCCCGGCGCGAACCTCACGACGAAGGGCGTCATCGAGCCGGCCGTGCACGCGGTCGCCCCCACGGCGCGTGTCGTCGTGACGAGCGGCATCCGCATCCCCGAAGGCGCGTCGCTCGTCACCTGA
- a CDS encoding DUF4349 domain-containing protein, with amino-acid sequence MRPKVILALASVILGLLPACYAGAQARSYESPMASTYSTDGIQADEELTIASAGESTADLTASAGDEGASFASTPQGLTLGLRREATPNDAPPPAPPPPPAQVPSPGGNGKKSDAPPKEAPVGGEARPLAEPTGKPLEGDGTVAVMRAPMLVYTARVNMAVFEVKSSLAEVESLARNLGGFLARRNDQSITIRVPAARFDEAIRRIEKLGDMLSRDVQVEDVTEEYLDTEIRLKNARAVRERLEQLLAKATKVEESIQIEKELERVAETIERLEGRMKFLRDRAAFSTITVTFQPQRAAELGKRRFNLPVPWIYQLGLGRLLSL; translated from the coding sequence ATGCGACCCAAAGTGATCCTCGCGCTCGCCAGCGTGATTCTCGGGCTCCTGCCGGCTTGTTACGCGGGCGCGCAAGCGCGGTCGTACGAGTCGCCGATGGCCTCCACCTACTCGACCGATGGCATCCAGGCGGACGAGGAGCTCACGATCGCCTCCGCGGGCGAGTCCACGGCCGATCTCACGGCCAGCGCGGGAGACGAGGGCGCCTCGTTCGCGAGCACGCCGCAGGGCCTCACGCTGGGCTTGCGGCGCGAAGCCACGCCAAACGACGCCCCGCCGCCCGCGCCTCCGCCGCCGCCTGCGCAGGTGCCTTCGCCGGGCGGAAACGGAAAGAAGAGCGACGCCCCCCCGAAAGAGGCGCCCGTGGGCGGAGAGGCGAGGCCACTCGCGGAGCCGACCGGCAAGCCGCTCGAGGGCGACGGCACCGTGGCCGTCATGCGCGCGCCGATGCTCGTGTACACGGCGCGCGTGAACATGGCCGTCTTCGAGGTGAAGAGCTCGCTCGCCGAGGTCGAGTCGCTCGCGCGTAACCTCGGCGGCTTCCTCGCGCGCAGGAACGATCAGTCCATCACCATCCGCGTGCCGGCCGCCCGCTTCGACGAGGCCATCCGCCGCATCGAGAAGCTCGGCGACATGCTCTCGCGCGACGTGCAGGTCGAGGACGTGACCGAGGAGTACCTCGACACCGAGATCCGCCTGAAGAACGCGCGCGCCGTCCGCGAGCGGCTCGAGCAGCTCCTCGCGAAGGCGACGAAGGTCGAGGAGTCGATCCAGATCGAGAAGGAGCTCGAGCGCGTGGCCGAGACCATCGAGAGGCTCGAGGGGCGCATGAAGTTCCTCCGCGATCGCGCGGCGTTCTCGACCATCACCGTGACCTTCCAGCCCCAGCGCGCGGCCGAGCTCGGCAAGCGCCGCTTCAACCTGCCCGTGCCCTGGATCTACCAGCTCGGCCTCGGCCGGTTGCTCAGCCTGTGA
- a CDS encoding M28 family peptidase, which yields MASEPPPAPSAPDPAAKAPSKARSRRRRTIALVLLSIVLLLALDQVGVRELSGRDFPSSDPLALALRARVEQLAAPAWGGRVPGSEGNAAAARSLADALAAANVKPFPSLGGYLAPLSEPTSPLGHNVLGWIPPEGESRGTIVLGAHFDHLGMTDEGLLLGADDNAAAVAVLLGALPSILAQHPRPYGVAVAFFNTEESPYFGTPRQGSQRFVAALPREIGGLSAVRLAVVLDLIGGVVWRPTADTIFACGAEKARGLPAIVDGVREPGLDVRRLGIHAVENIPGYVPQPFSDYDVFRDHGVPFLFLSSGRTPRYHRASDLPETLHYDRMARTSRWIAGLVAALSAAPPALSFDPRGEDFAAERDTLRYAFGAAAKPWTSIPGTSPITWARILGDRSRLEAMAEPGHTWTPEDARAIERASFRLQCLLYRFPVCFTL from the coding sequence GTGGCGAGCGAGCCTCCGCCGGCACCTTCGGCCCCCGATCCCGCGGCGAAAGCGCCCTCGAAGGCGCGCTCGCGTCGTCGTCGCACGATCGCCCTCGTGCTCCTCTCCATCGTGCTGCTCCTCGCGCTCGATCAGGTCGGCGTGCGTGAGCTCTCAGGCCGCGATTTTCCTTCGTCCGATCCGCTCGCCCTGGCCCTGCGCGCGCGCGTCGAGCAGCTCGCCGCGCCTGCATGGGGCGGCCGCGTCCCTGGCAGCGAGGGCAACGCCGCGGCCGCGCGTTCCCTCGCCGACGCGCTCGCCGCGGCGAACGTGAAACCTTTCCCATCGCTCGGCGGCTACCTCGCGCCGCTCTCCGAGCCGACCTCGCCGCTCGGGCACAACGTGCTCGGATGGATCCCCCCCGAAGGTGAATCGCGCGGCACCATCGTCCTCGGCGCGCACTTCGATCACCTCGGCATGACCGACGAGGGCCTCCTCCTCGGCGCCGACGACAACGCCGCCGCCGTCGCCGTCCTCCTCGGCGCGCTCCCCTCGATCCTCGCGCAGCACCCGCGCCCTTACGGCGTCGCCGTCGCCTTCTTCAACACCGAAGAATCCCCCTACTTCGGCACGCCGCGGCAGGGCTCGCAGCGCTTCGTCGCCGCGCTCCCCCGCGAGATCGGCGGGCTCTCCGCCGTCCGCCTCGCCGTCGTGCTCGACCTCATCGGCGGCGTGGTTTGGCGCCCCACGGCGGACACCATCTTCGCGTGTGGCGCCGAGAAGGCCCGTGGCCTGCCCGCGATCGTCGACGGCGTCCGCGAGCCTGGCCTCGACGTTCGCCGCCTCGGCATCCACGCGGTCGAGAACATCCCTGGTTACGTGCCGCAGCCCTTCTCCGACTACGACGTCTTCCGCGATCACGGCGTGCCGTTCCTCTTCCTCTCGAGCGGCCGTACGCCTCGCTACCACCGCGCCTCGGATCTCCCGGAGACGCTCCATTACGATCGTATGGCGCGCACCTCGCGCTGGATCGCCGGCCTCGTCGCAGCGCTCTCCGCGGCGCCGCCTGCGCTCTCCTTCGATCCTCGTGGCGAGGACTTCGCGGCCGAGCGCGACACGCTCCGCTATGCGTTCGGCGCGGCCGCCAAGCCCTGGACCTCCATCCCGGGCACGAGCCCGATCACCTGGGCGCGTATCCTCGGCGATCGCTCGCGCCTCGAGGCCATGGCCGAACCGGGCCATACGTGGACCCCCGAGGACGCCCGGGCGATCGAGCGCGCGAGCTTCCGCCTGCAATGCCTTCTCTACCGCTTCCCGGTCTGCTTCACGCTCTGA
- a CDS encoding CDP-alcohol phosphatidyltransferase family protein has protein sequence MPQYRLADLGLLPNVLSALRLPLAAMFPFVVEDVRAALAVLFAAALTDVLDGWLARRRGQLTGVGAVVDPIADKVFAVTVVVTLLYERRMPVWAPFALLSREILEAPLLAWVLVSRRFRGARRAGARANVPGKLATCVQFVAVVTAIAAPDLVEGALIAAACAGTLAGVSYWAREIERARQLSGRASRGS, from the coding sequence ATGCCGCAGTATCGTCTCGCTGATCTCGGTCTGTTGCCGAACGTCCTCAGCGCGCTGCGCCTACCGCTCGCGGCGATGTTCCCCTTCGTCGTCGAGGACGTACGCGCGGCGCTCGCCGTGCTCTTCGCGGCCGCGCTGACGGACGTGCTCGACGGCTGGCTGGCGCGGCGCCGCGGGCAACTCACGGGCGTGGGGGCGGTCGTGGATCCGATCGCGGACAAGGTCTTCGCGGTGACCGTGGTGGTCACGTTGCTGTACGAGCGGCGCATGCCCGTGTGGGCGCCGTTCGCCTTGCTATCGCGTGAGATCCTGGAGGCGCCGCTGCTCGCGTGGGTGCTCGTGAGCCGCCGCTTTCGAGGGGCGCGGCGGGCGGGGGCGCGCGCCAACGTGCCGGGCAAGCTCGCGACCTGCGTGCAGTTCGTCGCGGTCGTCACGGCGATCGCGGCGCCCGATCTCGTGGAAGGCGCGCTCATCGCCGCGGCCTGCGCGGGGACCCTCGCGGGCGTGTCCTACTGGGCGCGCGAGATCGAGCGGGCGCGGCAGCTCTCGGGCCGGGCCTCGCGGGGCTCCTGA
- a CDS encoding serine/threonine protein kinase, whose amino-acid sequence MRFRPAAIALFALLFASGCRPFEPATPPGFVELEDRYGRSEYRATTADGVVLGVRAFDNEPKGERAFWVRAIENRLRDMGGYALLEKREVKDRAGLTGTQLRFGHDEGGEPYLYYLTIFVTDDRVFVLEAGGARPQMQRLAEQIDWSVKNFLHH is encoded by the coding sequence GTGCGATTCCGACCTGCAGCCATCGCTCTGTTCGCCCTGCTCTTCGCCTCGGGTTGTCGCCCCTTCGAGCCGGCCACGCCGCCCGGCTTCGTCGAGCTCGAGGACCGTTACGGCCGCTCCGAGTACCGCGCGACGACGGCCGACGGCGTGGTGCTCGGCGTGCGCGCGTTCGACAACGAGCCCAAGGGCGAGCGCGCTTTCTGGGTGCGCGCCATCGAGAACCGGCTGCGCGACATGGGCGGCTACGCGCTCCTCGAGAAGCGCGAGGTCAAGGACCGCGCCGGGCTCACGGGGACGCAGCTCCGCTTCGGTCACGACGAGGGAGGCGAACCCTACCTCTACTACCTCACGATCTTCGTGACCGACGATCGCGTTTTTGTCCTCGAAGCGGGCGGGGCGCGGCCGCAGATGCAGCGGCTCGCCGAGCAGATCGACTGGTCGGTGAAGAATTTCCTTCATCACTAG